A portion of the Thermosediminibacter oceani DSM 16646 genome contains these proteins:
- a CDS encoding phage holin family protein, producing the protein MVGMIIRFIVSALVLMLISFLLPGFQVAGFTGALIAAIVIAIMGFIVESILGEKISPQSRGIVGFITAAVVIYFAQFLVPAMKVTWWGALLASLVIGIVDAFVPTELR; encoded by the coding sequence ATGGTGGGAATGATTATCAGGTTTATCGTATCAGCTTTAGTTTTGATGCTCATTAGCTTTTTGTTACCCGGTTTTCAGGTTGCAGGTTTTACGGGAGCTCTAATCGCAGCCATCGTAATCGCTATAATGGGCTTTATCGTTGAAAGCATACTCGGAGAAAAGATTTCACCTCAGAGTCGGGGAATTGTGGGTTTTATTACCGCAGCGGTCGTAATATATTTTGCCCAGTTCCTGGTACCGGCTATGAAAGTAACCTGGTGGGGAGCTCTTCTTGCTTCGCTGGTGATCGGTATAGTCGACGCTTTCGTACCTACGGAACTACGATAG
- the gpr gene encoding GPR endopeptidase, with protein MINIRTDLAIEAREMTGKEEIPGVLIETEKSQEIAITRVRIINEDGEKALGKPKGYYVTLEVPRLREKDPKLTEEVSKNLAEELKFMINLPVESTVLVIGLGNWNVTPDSLGPKVVERLIVTKHLVELIPERFSPRNGIRPVCALAPGVLGITGIETGEIIKGVVERVKPELIIVIDALASRSLERISTTIQISDSGIHPGSGVGNRRMGITQKGMGVPVIAIGVPTVVDAATVASDTLEMLIAEFERQAKPGSEFYKMLQTLNREEKYQLIREVLSPFVGELVVTPKEIDSLIENISKTLSGGLNLALHPGISYEEVSTFLQ; from the coding sequence ATTATAAACATTAGAACTGACCTTGCAATAGAAGCCCGGGAGATGACCGGAAAAGAAGAGATCCCGGGCGTGCTTATTGAAACAGAAAAATCTCAGGAAATAGCGATAACCCGCGTGAGGATTATTAATGAAGATGGCGAGAAAGCCCTGGGGAAGCCAAAAGGATACTACGTTACACTGGAAGTACCGAGGCTCAGAGAGAAGGATCCTAAGTTAACCGAAGAGGTCAGTAAAAATTTAGCCGAAGAATTAAAATTTATGATAAATCTCCCGGTAGAATCGACAGTACTGGTCATAGGCCTGGGTAACTGGAATGTTACCCCCGATTCCCTAGGTCCAAAAGTGGTTGAAAGACTTATCGTCACAAAACATCTCGTGGAGCTTATACCGGAAAGATTCAGCCCCCGAAACGGAATAAGGCCGGTATGTGCTCTGGCACCGGGAGTATTGGGAATTACCGGAATAGAGACGGGTGAAATAATAAAGGGCGTCGTGGAAAGGGTAAAGCCCGAACTTATTATCGTGATCGACGCCCTGGCCTCAAGAAGCCTGGAGAGAATAAGTACTACGATTCAGATTTCCGATAGCGGCATACATCCCGGTTCCGGCGTCGGCAACAGGCGCATGGGTATTACGCAAAAAGGCATGGGCGTACCAGTAATAGCTATAGGAGTGCCGACGGTTGTCGATGCAGCGACTGTCGCCAGCGATACACTGGAAATGTTGATAGCGGAGTTTGAACGCCAGGCTAAACCCGGATCCGAATTTTATAAAATGCTGCAGACTTTGAACAGGGAGGAAAAATACCAGCTAATCCGGGAAGTACTTTCTCCATTTGTCGGTGAACTGGTAGTAACGCCCAAGGAAATAGATTCGCTTATAGAAAATATTTCCAAAACCCTATCCGGCGGCTTAAATCTCGCCCTTCATCCCGGAATATCCTACGAAGAGGTCAGTACTTTTCTTCAGTGA
- the spoIIP gene encoding stage II sporulation protein P, with protein sequence MINFRIIRIKKTIIYIVAVVLLFAVGVLSVKTVMAKSAPVFGNLKDPDRVKIVGDLDTRVFRAFLLWTIPAAGAYTSENVVFFNLGESLSKFQTESLGLFQPKGYLSFQIPLINLVKTEAVLTPGVELPEPGVVENEHTSSGNPPPAPPEDEGGDVEKVTPVAGKPLVLVYHTHTTESYMPSKAYNYKPRDQAFHTNDLNFTVARVGEVLTSELNRLGIPTIHNKTVHDVPTYMYSYSNSLKTVQEVLKKNPSIQIVLDVHRDAPAPDPQKAREVTTVKIDNKYYSRIMFVVGTDKVFPHPYWRENYKFALVLQKKLEELYPGITREIDLREQRFNQHVSKKALLVEIGSHGNTMEESIESAKAFAKTLAEVIKDLSKTQPE encoded by the coding sequence TTGATCAACTTCAGGATAATACGCATTAAAAAAACAATAATATACATAGTGGCGGTTGTACTGCTTTTCGCAGTCGGTGTGTTGAGCGTGAAAACTGTTATGGCAAAGTCAGCTCCGGTTTTCGGCAATTTGAAAGACCCTGACCGTGTGAAGATAGTTGGAGATCTTGATACCCGGGTGTTCCGTGCGTTTTTATTGTGGACGATACCTGCCGCCGGGGCTTATACATCGGAAAACGTCGTTTTTTTTAACCTCGGTGAATCCCTTTCAAAATTCCAGACCGAGAGTTTAGGTCTTTTTCAGCCGAAGGGCTACCTTAGCTTTCAGATACCGCTTATAAACTTGGTCAAGACAGAAGCGGTTTTAACTCCGGGTGTAGAATTGCCCGAACCGGGGGTTGTAGAAAATGAACACACGTCATCCGGTAACCCTCCGCCGGCACCCCCCGAGGATGAGGGCGGCGATGTGGAAAAGGTCACGCCGGTAGCCGGTAAGCCTCTGGTGCTCGTCTACCATACCCATACTACGGAATCTTACATGCCTTCTAAAGCATACAATTACAAGCCCAGAGACCAGGCCTTTCACACCAACGACCTTAACTTCACAGTCGCCAGGGTGGGAGAGGTACTTACGTCCGAATTGAACAGACTCGGGATACCGACTATACATAACAAGACCGTCCATGACGTGCCCACTTATATGTATTCCTACTCAAATTCGCTGAAAACGGTACAGGAAGTACTTAAGAAAAACCCCTCAATTCAGATAGTGCTGGATGTTCACAGGGATGCTCCCGCGCCGGATCCTCAAAAGGCAAGGGAAGTGACTACCGTAAAGATAGATAACAAGTATTATTCGAGGATAATGTTTGTAGTAGGTACAGATAAAGTATTCCCGCATCCCTACTGGCGGGAAAACTATAAATTTGCGCTTGTCTTACAGAAAAAACTGGAAGAGCTATACCCCGGTATAACTAGAGAAATCGACCTCCGGGAACAGAGGTTCAACCAGCACGTTTCGAAAAAAGCGTTACTTGTGGAAATAGGTAGCCACGGCAACACTATGGAAGAATCGATAGAATCGGCCAAGGCTTTTGCGAAAACTTTGGCTGAGGTCATAAAAGACCTGAGCAAAACCCAGCCTGAATAA
- the lepA gene encoding translation elongation factor 4, which produces MTIPQERIRNFCIIAHIDHGKSTLADRLLEYTGTIPERKMEDQILDRMDLERERGITIKAQAVRMIYRADDGKDYLLNLIDTPGHVDFNYEVSRSLAACEGALLVVDASQGIEAQTLANTYLALEHDLEIVPVINKIDLPSANPDGVKREIEDIIGLPADDALLVSAKEGIGIKEVLEAVVKRIPPPKGSEDEPLRALIFDSLYDSYKGAIAFVRVMEGRIEPGQKIKMMSTGRTFEVTEVGIFSPDMVSTDSLRAGEVGYVVAGIKNVKDTRVGDTITNAENPAEKPLPGYKKAVPMVFSGVYPADGEDYEKLREALEKLQLNDAALFFEPETSAALGFGFRCGFLGLLHMEVIQERLEREYGINLITTAPSVVYRVKKTDGQEITVDNPTNFPDPSKIEYIEEPYVEASIMLPSDYVGAVMELCQEKRGIFKDMQYINEKRVIMRYDVPLAEIIYDFFDQLKSRTRGYASLDYEFTGYKKSELCKVDILINGEIVDALSFIVHKDKAYARARLLVEKLRDVIPRQLFEIPIQAAIGGRIIARETIKALRKNVLAKCYGGDVTRKKKLLEKQKEGKKRMRQLGKVEVPQEAFMSVLKMG; this is translated from the coding sequence ATGACAATACCGCAGGAGAGGATCAGAAATTTCTGTATTATCGCTCATATAGACCACGGCAAATCCACCCTGGCCGACAGGCTTTTGGAATATACAGGCACCATACCGGAGAGAAAGATGGAAGATCAGATACTCGATAGGATGGATCTGGAAAGGGAACGCGGCATCACCATTAAAGCTCAGGCGGTCCGGATGATTTATCGAGCTGATGATGGGAAGGATTACCTTTTAAATTTGATAGATACCCCCGGACATGTTGATTTCAATTATGAGGTATCCAGGAGCCTGGCCGCCTGTGAAGGAGCCCTGCTGGTGGTAGACGCATCCCAAGGCATAGAAGCCCAGACTCTAGCAAATACCTATCTTGCCCTTGAGCACGACCTGGAGATAGTGCCCGTGATAAATAAAATAGATCTCCCCAGCGCCAATCCGGATGGCGTAAAACGGGAAATCGAAGATATTATCGGTCTTCCGGCCGATGATGCGCTTCTCGTTTCTGCCAAGGAAGGAATCGGCATAAAGGAGGTTCTGGAAGCGGTCGTAAAGAGGATTCCTCCACCTAAAGGGTCGGAAGATGAACCGCTCAGGGCGTTGATCTTCGACTCCCTGTACGACTCCTATAAAGGTGCAATAGCTTTCGTGCGGGTGATGGAAGGTAGAATAGAACCCGGCCAGAAGATAAAGATGATGTCTACAGGAAGGACCTTCGAAGTTACCGAGGTGGGTATTTTCAGTCCCGATATGGTAAGCACCGATAGCCTGCGGGCTGGCGAAGTGGGGTACGTGGTGGCGGGTATAAAAAATGTAAAGGACACCCGCGTGGGAGACACCATCACCAATGCGGAAAATCCAGCGGAAAAACCGCTGCCAGGGTATAAAAAAGCGGTGCCTATGGTTTTCAGCGGCGTATATCCGGCCGATGGAGAGGATTACGAAAAGCTAAGAGAAGCCCTTGAGAAGTTGCAGCTGAACGATGCGGCACTGTTTTTCGAACCCGAGACTTCGGCGGCCCTTGGTTTTGGTTTCCGGTGCGGATTTCTGGGGTTGCTCCATATGGAGGTCATTCAGGAGCGCCTGGAGAGGGAGTACGGTATAAATCTGATCACAACGGCCCCGAGCGTTGTATACCGGGTAAAGAAAACCGACGGCCAAGAAATAACGGTGGACAACCCCACGAATTTCCCCGACCCTTCGAAGATAGAATACATCGAGGAACCGTACGTAGAAGCTTCCATTATGCTTCCATCGGATTACGTGGGTGCGGTTATGGAACTCTGCCAGGAAAAGCGCGGCATTTTCAAAGATATGCAGTATATAAACGAAAAAAGGGTTATAATGCGCTATGATGTACCGCTGGCCGAAATAATTTACGATTTCTTCGATCAGCTTAAATCCCGCACCAGAGGATACGCGTCATTGGATTACGAATTTACCGGTTATAAAAAATCCGAGCTCTGTAAGGTAGATATCCTCATAAACGGAGAGATCGTGGATGCCCTTTCCTTTATAGTCCATAAAGATAAAGCCTACGCCAGGGCAAGGCTGCTGGTGGAAAAACTGCGGGATGTAATCCCAAGACAGCTGTTTGAAATTCCGATACAGGCAGCCATCGGCGGCCGGATAATCGCGAGGGAGACTATAAAAGCGCTCAGGAAGAACGTGCTTGCCAAGTGTTACGGTGGGGATGTGACGCGGAAGAAAAAGCTTTTGGAAAAACAGAAGGAAGGCAAAAAGAGGATGCGGCAGCTGGGTAAGGTGGAAGTGCCGCAGGAGGCCTTTATGTCGGTGTTAAAAATGGGGTAA
- the hemW gene encoding radical SAM family heme chaperone HemW — protein MKELALYVHIPFCVKKCAYCDFNSYAETESIPLYVDSLKREISFYSGINRIVTSIYIGGGTPTVLSEGDLTSIIETIYGAFNISASLEFTVEANPETLSRRKLAVLRDAGVNRLSMGLQAFQDELLKIMGRIHTAKGFEEKFIIAREEGFDNINVDLIFGLPNQSVDDFRYSLGRLADLSPEHVSCYGLTVEEGTEFYRLQKEGRLPLPSEDEERKMYHTAREILKERGYSHYEISNFAKPGRECRHNLVYWTYGEYLGLGAGAHSFMDGVRFYNAYGIRDYAERVRSRGKGVEGEESLSLEEQQSEFMILGLRLIKGVRKAEFYKRFGKDPDSVYGSVLELLKKKELVTEDGEYIRLTERGLDLANEAFVEFL, from the coding sequence ATGAAAGAATTGGCCCTTTACGTTCACATTCCTTTTTGTGTAAAAAAATGTGCTTACTGCGATTTCAATTCTTATGCTGAAACAGAATCTATACCTCTTTATGTGGATTCCCTAAAAAGGGAAATTTCTTTTTACTCGGGCATAAATCGGATCGTTACCAGTATTTATATAGGCGGTGGGACTCCCACCGTTTTAAGTGAAGGGGATTTGACCTCGATCATAGAAACCATCTACGGAGCTTTTAATATAAGTGCCTCTCTTGAATTCACCGTAGAGGCCAACCCCGAGACTCTGTCGCGGAGGAAACTGGCGGTATTGAGGGATGCAGGGGTTAACCGGCTGAGTATGGGCTTGCAGGCATTTCAGGACGAGCTCTTGAAAATAATGGGCAGGATTCACACCGCAAAGGGTTTTGAGGAAAAGTTTATAATTGCCAGGGAAGAGGGGTTTGACAACATAAACGTGGATTTGATATTTGGGCTGCCCAATCAGAGCGTGGATGACTTCAGGTATTCGTTGGGAAGGCTGGCGGATTTATCCCCGGAACATGTGTCCTGTTACGGCCTCACCGTGGAGGAAGGGACGGAGTTTTACAGGCTACAAAAAGAGGGCCGGCTCCCCCTTCCTTCCGAGGACGAGGAAAGGAAGATGTACCATACGGCAAGAGAGATTTTGAAGGAGCGGGGATATTCGCATTACGAAATCTCCAATTTTGCAAAGCCCGGCAGGGAGTGCCGGCATAATTTAGTGTACTGGACTTACGGCGAATACCTGGGCCTCGGTGCCGGGGCCCACTCTTTTATGGACGGTGTAAGGTTTTATAACGCTTACGGTATCAGAGATTATGCCGAAAGAGTAAGAAGCAGGGGTAAGGGTGTGGAAGGAGAGGAGTCCCTCTCGCTGGAGGAACAGCAATCTGAATTCATGATACTCGGACTGAGGTTGATTAAGGGCGTTAGAAAGGCCGAATTTTACAAAAGATTCGGGAAGGATCCGGATTCGGTTTACGGCAGCGTCCTGGAGTTGTTAAAAAAGAAGGAACTTGTCACCGAAGATGGGGAATATATAAGACTTACCGAAAGGGGCCTTGACCTGGCCAATGAAGCCTTTGTGGAATTTTTGTGA
- a CDS encoding RluA family pseudouridine synthase, which translates to MKFVVDETSQGLTVGEFLKANGFSSRTIRRLKLGGKILINGVPAYTNTRISCNDVIEVDLTEKSGIVPSPVPINILYEDDHIIVLNKQPGVVVHPTAFHYNDTIANGVIYYLNQKGKKGGFHPVNRLDRDTTGVLIIALSQHMHNLIQTHGRMKKRYIAVVEGVVKENEGVIVEPIARREGSLIERCVSEKGQKAITRFKVVKRLKDLTVLDIEPVTGRTHQIRVHLSFKGHPVAGDTLYGGKNDRIKRQALHCAEMTFFYPVTGTYLSFKAPLPEDMVNLINSTPYLRFS; encoded by the coding sequence ATGAAATTTGTAGTAGACGAAACTTCGCAGGGGTTAACGGTTGGAGAATTTCTCAAAGCCAACGGGTTTTCCAGTAGAACAATAAGAAGGTTAAAACTCGGAGGAAAAATTTTAATAAACGGTGTTCCGGCATATACAAATACGAGGATAAGTTGCAATGATGTGATAGAGGTAGATTTGACTGAAAAATCCGGTATAGTGCCTTCACCGGTACCGATAAACATTTTATACGAGGATGATCATATAATTGTATTAAATAAACAACCCGGAGTTGTTGTACATCCAACGGCATTTCATTACAACGATACGATTGCCAACGGCGTTATCTATTACCTAAACCAAAAAGGCAAGAAGGGAGGCTTTCACCCGGTAAATCGTTTGGACAGGGATACCACGGGGGTTTTGATAATAGCCCTCAGCCAGCATATGCACAACCTCATACAAACCCATGGCAGGATGAAAAAAAGATATATCGCCGTTGTTGAAGGTGTTGTAAAAGAGAACGAAGGAGTAATTGTTGAACCGATTGCGCGGAGGGAAGGAAGTCTGATCGAAAGATGCGTTTCTGAAAAAGGGCAAAAAGCTATAACGCGTTTTAAAGTAGTGAAGAGACTAAAAGATTTGACTGTACTGGATATAGAACCGGTTACTGGCCGGACGCATCAGATAAGAGTGCATTTAAGCTTCAAAGGTCATCCGGTAGCAGGGGATACTCTTTATGGAGGTAAAAACGATAGAATAAAGAGGCAAGCCCTTCACTGTGCCGAGATGACTTTCTTTTATCCCGTAACGGGCACTTATTTATCCTTTAAAGCTCCTTTACCGGAAGATATGGTTAATCTCATAAATTCCACTCCGTATCTAAGGTTCTCTTGA
- the hrcA gene encoding heat-inducible transcriptional repressor HrcA, translating to MLDDRKIKILRAIVVDYIATAEPVGSRTIARKYHMGISPATIRNEMADLEELGYIAQPYTSAGRIPSDKGYRFYVDFLMPVVNLSENEINAIHQIFKKRIKELEDLIEETSRVISNLTNYTTVILGPQLHDSRLKHVEILRLEKGKGLLIMVTNYGTIVHQIIELPQNLKDSDLTRISNLFNKYLVEKTVEEITPDYMNRIKNEMREYEEALKSFIQVLIERLQEVKESGKVFSSGSSRMLDFPEFKDVEKARNFLSLIEEEDFIIRVLKSTSKPNRITISIGNENPWKELQEFSIITTNFKVGGKSLGIFGVIGPTRMDYSKVVSILNKVEDYLNETLSTLI from the coding sequence ATGCTGGACGATAGGAAAATAAAGATCCTGAGGGCTATAGTGGTTGATTATATCGCCACCGCCGAGCCCGTAGGGTCAAGGACTATCGCCAGAAAATACCATATGGGGATAAGTCCGGCTACAATAAGGAACGAAATGGCCGACCTGGAAGAACTCGGGTATATAGCCCAGCCGTACACATCGGCGGGGAGAATTCCGTCCGATAAAGGATACAGGTTTTATGTGGATTTTTTAATGCCCGTAGTTAATCTGAGCGAAAATGAAATCAATGCAATACATCAAATATTCAAAAAGAGGATAAAGGAACTGGAAGACTTAATAGAGGAAACAAGCCGGGTTATATCAAACCTGACCAATTACACCACGGTCATACTGGGGCCTCAGCTGCACGACAGCCGGTTAAAGCACGTTGAGATTCTCAGGCTGGAAAAAGGAAAGGGCCTTTTGATTATGGTGACCAATTACGGCACTATCGTGCACCAGATTATCGAGCTGCCCCAAAACCTAAAGGATTCCGACCTTACCCGTATTTCTAACCTGTTCAACAAATACCTGGTGGAAAAGACCGTGGAAGAAATAACCCCGGACTACATGAATCGCATAAAAAACGAGATGAGGGAATATGAGGAAGCACTAAAATCCTTTATCCAAGTATTGATTGAGAGACTCCAGGAGGTCAAGGAAAGCGGCAAAGTGTTTTCCAGCGGGAGCTCAAGGATGCTGGACTTTCCTGAATTTAAGGACGTAGAAAAAGCGAGGAACTTTCTGTCTCTCATCGAAGAAGAAGACTTCATAATAAGAGTGTTAAAATCTACCTCAAAGCCGAACCGAATCACGATCAGCATAGGCAACGAAAACCCATGGAAGGAGCTCCAGGAGTTCAGCATTATAACCACCAATTTTAAGGTTGGCGGCAAGAGTCTTGGCATTTTCGGCGTTATAGGTCCGACCAGGATGGACTACTCAAAAGTCGTATCCATCCTGAACAAAGTGGAGGATTACCTGAACGAAACCCTTTCTACTTTGATTTAA
- a CDS encoding TCP-1/cpn60 chaperonin family protein, giving the protein MSFKNNNSQEIDEKFAAFLTNSNAIRAVSSAVEGTIGPKGLDIMLVDRFGEVTITNDGVTILKLMDINHPAAKMLINIAKAQQEEVGDGTTTATIMAGAMVSEGVNQIIRGVPVARVIEGIKYGVRRAQELLQSKSIPVKGMDDPALKNIAFIAGREHEDIAELVTQAAKLIGEEKLKERNFKLRDIVMAREGAENEVFLGIIVDKEKVNKQMPKEINDVRVMVIDDALEPEKIEEEALGTEAGFARYLALREEFKQNIQKLIDLKVNLVLVGKGICDEAQEMLTDAGVIALERVSTRDLEKVAEHTGARIIKRMGLKKPVEEIRNYIGEAERAYEDEKLEHIRIVGGKGKPMATILVGAATAEIVGERERIAKDAASSLQAAVKGGIVPGGGAVEVAVARELEKEREKVKGMASYGIDCVIAALKRPLAQIVYNAGFNPLEKLEEVIYTQAEKASDAIGVNCDTGELADMLQLGVIDPTLVKTHAVKAAGEIAQAILRIDTIIKKRDEGPAAKGASESVAGMGEMDF; this is encoded by the coding sequence TTGAGCTTTAAAAACAACAACAGCCAGGAAATCGACGAAAAGTTCGCCGCTTTTTTGACGAATTCCAATGCCATAAGAGCGGTATCTTCGGCAGTGGAAGGCACCATAGGCCCCAAAGGCCTTGACATCATGTTGGTGGACCGGTTCGGAGAGGTCACCATAACCAACGATGGTGTAACCATATTGAAGCTCATGGATATTAACCACCCTGCTGCAAAAATGTTGATAAACATAGCCAAAGCCCAGCAGGAAGAAGTTGGGGACGGAACCACCACCGCTACTATAATGGCCGGTGCTATGGTTTCGGAGGGAGTCAACCAGATAATAAGAGGAGTTCCCGTAGCCAGGGTCATCGAGGGAATTAAATACGGGGTAAGGAGGGCTCAAGAACTTCTCCAGTCTAAGTCCATTCCTGTAAAAGGCATGGATGACCCTGCGCTAAAAAATATCGCCTTTATTGCCGGCAGGGAACACGAAGACATTGCGGAGCTGGTCACTCAGGCCGCAAAGCTCATCGGCGAAGAAAAGCTAAAGGAGAGGAACTTCAAACTAAGAGATATCGTAATGGCGAGGGAGGGAGCCGAGAACGAAGTTTTTCTCGGTATTATCGTAGACAAGGAAAAGGTCAATAAACAGATGCCCAAGGAGATTAACGACGTTAGGGTGATGGTTATAGACGATGCCCTGGAGCCGGAGAAGATAGAGGAGGAAGCCCTGGGCACCGAAGCCGGTTTTGCCCGTTACCTGGCCTTGAGGGAAGAGTTCAAACAAAATATACAAAAACTTATAGATCTTAAGGTCAACCTGGTCCTGGTGGGCAAGGGCATCTGCGACGAGGCCCAGGAGATGCTGACCGACGCAGGTGTAATAGCCCTGGAGAGGGTATCAACCAGAGACCTGGAAAAGGTGGCGGAACATACCGGGGCCAGGATAATCAAGCGCATGGGTCTTAAAAAGCCCGTCGAAGAGATAAGAAATTACATAGGAGAGGCGGAGAGGGCCTACGAAGACGAAAAGCTGGAGCACATAAGGATCGTGGGAGGCAAAGGCAAACCCATGGCTACCATCCTCGTGGGTGCAGCCACCGCCGAAATAGTCGGCGAACGGGAGAGGATTGCAAAGGATGCGGCCTCTTCTCTGCAGGCAGCCGTAAAAGGCGGCATAGTGCCGGGGGGTGGAGCTGTGGAGGTGGCCGTTGCCAGGGAGCTGGAAAAAGAGAGGGAGAAGGTAAAGGGAATGGCCTCCTACGGCATCGATTGCGTTATCGCAGCACTCAAGCGGCCGCTGGCTCAGATAGTTTACAATGCTGGTTTTAACCCGCTGGAAAAACTGGAAGAGGTAATTTATACCCAAGCGGAAAAAGCGAGCGATGCAATAGGCGTCAATTGCGATACCGGGGAGCTTGCGGATATGTTACAGCTCGGCGTAATCGATCCGACGCTGGTAAAAACCCATGCCGTTAAAGCGGCGGGAGAAATAGCACAAGCCATACTGAGGATCGATACTATTATCAAAAAACGGGACGAGGGGCCTGCAGCAAAGGGAGCTTCAGAATCGGTAGCCGGCATGGGAGAAATGGACTTTTGA
- the grpE gene encoding nucleotide exchange factor GrpE: MILLTEKPNENLECESAPENDEAKSQEGAISDSEHENVSETEELKKALEEKEKEAAEYKERWMKALADYDNLKKRFQKEIEEIHLYAGEQLIKDILPVLDNFERALNSIKDTESSTYDGVKLIYNQMKNVLNKYGVREIEAEGKPFDPHFHEAMMKVESDEYETDTVVEVFQKGYTYHSKVIRPCLVKVAKK, from the coding sequence GTGATTCTTTTGACTGAAAAACCCAATGAAAACCTGGAATGCGAAAGCGCACCCGAGAACGATGAAGCAAAAAGTCAGGAAGGCGCGATTTCGGATTCGGAGCATGAAAACGTCTCGGAAACCGAAGAACTGAAAAAAGCCCTGGAGGAAAAGGAAAAGGAGGCGGCTGAATATAAAGAGCGATGGATGAAGGCCCTGGCCGATTACGATAATTTAAAGAAGCGATTCCAGAAGGAGATCGAGGAAATACACCTTTATGCGGGAGAACAGCTGATAAAGGATATTCTCCCCGTGTTGGACAACTTCGAAAGGGCCTTAAATTCCATCAAGGACACCGAAAGCTCTACATACGATGGCGTAAAACTCATATATAATCAGATGAAAAACGTGTTGAACAAGTACGGGGTTCGGGAAATAGAGGCCGAAGGTAAACCCTTCGACCCGCACTTCCACGAGGCAATGATGAAGGTTGAAAGCGACGAGTACGAAACCGATACAGTTGTAGAAGTCTTCCAGAAGGGTTATACTTATCATTCTAAGGTTATAAGACCCTGTTTGGTCAAAGTTGCAAAAAAATAA